Proteins from a single region of Runella sp. SP2:
- a CDS encoding molybdopterin cofactor-binding domain-containing protein codes for MKPQSRRSFLKASALSGGGFMLSLSFLSGSTSSAANTIESLPLAFNELNGFVKITADNVIKIMSPNPEGGQGVKTSMPMIVAEELDVDFSKIIIEQADLDTKHFTRQFIGGSQAIHQGWLPLRQAGAAARQMLREAAAKTWNVPVEEISTELGVLHHKNSGKSAKYGEMATAAAQIPVPTAIKLKAVKDFKIIGKSQRNVDLDKIVSGKPLFGIDTKVDGMLIAMIVHPPAMGLKFKAIQNGAIVKKMKGIKAIFPIKIFNDDYEKTFFDTNQFNEVVAIVGNSTWEVMQAKKALKIDWQEAETIAEKRNMMGRKMTQNIPAGLENSNDHAAKLAEGLSKPANVRRKDGDVENAFKNASKVIERTYNAPFLAHNCMEPMNFFAHVTDEKISLSGPLQKPEFTEQALSARLGIPLEKIDIKMTRLGGGFGRRSYAHWLIEAALISQKVNAPVKLIYTREDDMTAGIYRPMYSAKYRAALDTNNNLIGFHVKVGGMPQTPLAPNRFPAGAVDNYLAEDFTIDTNITVGSYRAPHSNFMAAAEQSFLDEVAEAAGKDPIAFRLELLKRAKVNPVGKNNDYHPERFAKVIELVRDKANWDATKTSKKLGFSAYFCHDSYAAHVLDLEIKDGSPQINKVWCAIDCGIVVNPDAAKNMSEGGIVDAIGAAMYGKMTFSKGVPEANNFHQYRMIRHSEAPKAIEIHFVENTEKPTGMGEPAYPPVYAALANALYKATGKRLYNQPFSENV; via the coding sequence ATGAAGCCACAAAGTCGCCGTTCATTCTTAAAAGCCTCTGCTCTTTCGGGTGGTGGCTTTATGCTGAGTCTTAGTTTTTTGTCGGGTTCGACCTCATCAGCAGCTAATACTATTGAAAGTTTACCGCTGGCGTTCAATGAACTTAACGGTTTCGTAAAAATCACTGCCGATAATGTCATCAAAATCATGTCGCCCAATCCCGAGGGCGGACAAGGCGTAAAAACCTCCATGCCCATGATTGTGGCGGAAGAATTGGACGTTGATTTCTCGAAAATCATTATTGAACAAGCCGATTTAGATACCAAACATTTTACCCGACAATTTATTGGTGGTAGTCAGGCTATCCACCAAGGTTGGCTGCCGTTGCGCCAAGCAGGGGCGGCTGCCCGCCAAATGCTCCGTGAAGCCGCCGCCAAAACATGGAATGTGCCAGTAGAAGAAATCAGTACTGAATTGGGCGTTTTGCATCATAAAAACTCAGGGAAATCTGCGAAATATGGCGAAATGGCAACGGCTGCGGCACAAATTCCAGTGCCTACAGCTATAAAATTGAAGGCAGTAAAGGATTTTAAAATCATCGGAAAAAGCCAACGAAATGTAGATTTAGATAAAATTGTTTCGGGAAAGCCACTCTTTGGTATTGATACCAAAGTGGATGGAATGTTGATAGCCATGATTGTTCATCCGCCAGCCATGGGTTTGAAATTTAAAGCTATTCAAAACGGGGCGATTGTTAAGAAAATGAAGGGCATTAAGGCTATTTTTCCTATCAAAATCTTTAATGACGATTACGAAAAAACTTTTTTTGACACCAATCAATTCAATGAAGTAGTTGCGATTGTGGGCAATAGCACTTGGGAGGTTATGCAAGCAAAAAAAGCCTTGAAAATTGATTGGCAAGAAGCTGAAACCATTGCTGAAAAAAGAAATATGATGGGTCGTAAAATGACCCAAAACATACCAGCAGGCTTAGAAAATTCAAATGACCATGCAGCAAAATTAGCCGAAGGCTTATCGAAACCTGCTAACGTTCGCCGAAAAGATGGAGACGTTGAAAATGCCTTCAAAAATGCGTCAAAAGTAATTGAACGTACATATAATGCTCCATTTTTGGCTCACAACTGCATGGAGCCAATGAATTTCTTTGCCCATGTTACCGACGAAAAAATATCGCTTTCAGGGCCACTCCAAAAACCCGAATTTACCGAGCAAGCCCTTTCAGCTCGTTTGGGAATTCCTTTGGAGAAAATAGATATAAAAATGACCCGTTTGGGAGGGGGCTTTGGTCGCCGCTCGTATGCACATTGGTTGATAGAAGCGGCTTTGATTTCTCAAAAAGTAAACGCACCTGTCAAACTCATTTATACCCGTGAAGACGACATGACAGCGGGAATTTATCGCCCAATGTACTCGGCAAAATACCGTGCGGCCCTTGATACCAACAATAATTTGATAGGTTTTCACGTAAAAGTGGGTGGAATGCCACAGACTCCTTTAGCTCCTAATCGCTTTCCTGCGGGAGCGGTTGACAATTATTTAGCTGAAGACTTTACCATCGACACCAACATTACGGTAGGTTCTTATAGAGCCCCACATTCCAATTTTATGGCGGCTGCCGAGCAATCATTTCTCGATGAAGTGGCCGAAGCCGCAGGCAAAGACCCGATAGCGTTCCGATTAGAATTGCTCAAACGAGCCAAAGTAAATCCCGTCGGTAAAAACAACGATTATCATCCCGAACGCTTCGCAAAAGTAATAGAACTGGTGCGGGATAAAGCCAATTGGGACGCTACTAAAACCTCCAAGAAATTAGGTTTTTCCGCCTATTTCTGTCACGATTCGTATGCTGCTCATGTGCTTGATTTAGAAATCAAAGACGGTTCGCCTCAAATTAATAAAGTATGGTGTGCCATTGATTGTGGAATCGTGGTCAATCCTGATGCTGCTAAAAATATGTCAGAAGGTGGAATTGTTGATGCGATTGGTGCTGCCATGTACGGAAAAATGACATTCTCGAAAGGTGTTCCAGAGGCTAATAATTTTCATCAATATCGCATGATTCGTCATAGCGAAGCTCCGAAAGCGATTGAAATTCATTTTGTAGAAAATACTGAAAAACCCACGGGCATGGGTGAGCCAGCCTATCCGCCTGTCTATGCTGCTTTGGCAAATGCTTTATACAAGGCAACAGGCAAGCGTCTTTACAATCAACCTTTCAGCGAAAACGTATAA
- a CDS encoding multidrug effflux MFS transporter translates to MSQNRFLLLLILGLLSAIGPFSIDSYLSGFPSIATDLKVSIDEVSYSLSSFFIGISLGQMLYGPLLDRFGRKKPLLIGLVIYILASLGCVVVQSIEMLIVLRFFQAIGGCVGIIAPRAIVRDTFPVQESAKIFSTLMLILGVSPIIAPTFGGYMVAIWGWHSVFIVQALVGFILFVSVLIFLPESKEADTSVSLHPKAVIPSFWGIFRTPHFFTYAFAGSLISGSVYAYISGSPFVFMELFKATEQHYGWIFGLLAGGLILSSQLNNLVLRKTKSEKIVNVVIPIQVAFGLLLVSSSLLDWLNLYNTIFLLFLYFCCQGFSFPNTAALSLAPFSKQAGSASALMGALQMGIGALAAALVGYGANGTSLPMTSVMAGCAVIGFLVFRIGGIILEKT, encoded by the coding sequence ATGTCTCAAAATCGTTTTTTACTACTACTCATTCTTGGCCTGCTTTCAGCGATTGGGCCTTTTTCCATCGACTCTTACCTTTCAGGGTTTCCAAGCATAGCCACCGATTTGAAGGTATCAATTGATGAGGTTTCGTATTCGCTTTCAAGTTTTTTTATCGGCATTTCATTGGGTCAGATGCTCTACGGGCCGTTGCTTGACCGATTTGGACGAAAAAAACCTTTACTCATCGGATTGGTAATTTACATCTTAGCTTCTTTGGGTTGTGTCGTGGTTCAATCCATAGAAATGCTCATTGTTTTGCGTTTCTTCCAAGCCATAGGAGGGTGCGTTGGAATAATTGCCCCTAGAGCTATCGTTCGCGATACTTTTCCTGTCCAAGAATCAGCCAAAATATTCTCCACATTAATGCTCATTCTCGGAGTGTCGCCCATCATTGCCCCTACATTTGGAGGGTACATGGTCGCTATCTGGGGCTGGCATTCTGTATTTATTGTTCAAGCATTGGTAGGATTCATTTTGTTTGTGTCAGTGCTTATCTTTTTGCCCGAAAGTAAAGAAGCAGATACCTCCGTTTCACTTCATCCCAAGGCGGTGATTCCAAGTTTTTGGGGTATTTTTCGGACTCCTCACTTCTTTACTTACGCCTTCGCAGGTTCACTGATTTCGGGAAGTGTATATGCGTATATATCAGGGTCTCCCTTCGTTTTTATGGAACTTTTTAAAGCTACAGAACAACACTACGGTTGGATTTTTGGGCTACTGGCTGGTGGGCTTATCTTGAGTAGTCAACTTAATAATTTGGTTTTGCGCAAAACCAAATCCGAAAAAATCGTAAACGTTGTTATTCCAATTCAAGTAGCATTTGGCTTACTATTGGTGTCGTCAAGCTTATTAGATTGGCTCAATTTATACAACACCATTTTTTTGTTGTTCTTATATTTTTGTTGTCAAGGGTTTAGCTTTCCCAATACCGCTGCTCTCTCGTTAGCCCCCTTTTCAAAACAAGCAGGTAGCGCTTCGGCTTTAATGGGGGCTTTACAAATGGGAATTGGTGCGCTAGCAGCAGCTTTAGTTGGCTATGGGGCCAATGGCACAAGTTTGCCAATGACAAGCGTTATGGCAGGCTGTGCAGTTATTGGATTTTTGGTTTTTAGAATAGGTGGTATCATACTGGAAAAAACGTAA
- a CDS encoding NAD(P)H-binding protein, with protein MKNIFAFLFCALFVCAQTTDSKNSTLQRESSQTATKKVLVIGASGNIASIVIDILAKREDIELTLFLRDIGRLKNSREAVKNCKLIESDVFNYEELKAAIKGQDIVYGNLSGDLGPMAKNIVKAMEETQVNRLIFICSVGIYDTPLKPVLAPYRQAADIIEGSKLDYTILRPTWFIDTDEVDYELTQKGQAEKGSVVSKKSVATFITKIIENPQLYIRQSIGINKPKS; from the coding sequence ATGAAAAACATTTTTGCTTTTTTATTTTGTGCACTGTTTGTCTGTGCCCAAACAACTGATTCCAAGAATTCAACCCTTCAAAGAGAAAGTTCTCAAACCGCTACGAAAAAAGTGCTTGTCATTGGAGCGAGCGGAAATATAGCGAGTATTGTTATTGATATCTTGGCCAAAAGAGAAGATATTGAATTGACCCTTTTTTTGCGAGATATTGGTCGCTTAAAAAACAGCAGGGAGGCTGTGAAAAATTGCAAATTAATTGAAAGTGACGTCTTTAACTACGAAGAATTGAAAGCGGCAATTAAAGGACAGGATATTGTCTATGGAAATCTATCGGGTGACCTTGGACCTATGGCCAAAAACATTGTAAAAGCTATGGAGGAAACACAGGTAAACAGACTTATTTTCATTTGTTCAGTAGGTATTTATGATACTCCGTTAAAACCAGTGCTGGCGCCTTATCGACAGGCTGCTGACATTATTGAAGGGTCAAAACTTGATTATACTATTCTTCGCCCAACGTGGTTTATCGATACAGATGAAGTTGATTATGAACTTACCCAAAAAGGGCAAGCCGAAAAAGGGTCGGTGGTTTCCAAAAAAAGTGTCGCTACTTTCATTACCAAAATCATCGAAAATCCGCAGTTATACATTCGTCAAAGTATTGGTATCAATAAGCCAAAATCTTAA
- a CDS encoding AraC family transcriptional regulator, with amino-acid sequence MEKIVNIDSISGFNAANNHKTLHPLVTVIDYSKANPREWGDVDSIKFNYGLYSIILKDVVCGDLRYGRHYYDYQAGTLVFYAPGQFISMENPKVVYQPMGFGLLFHPDFLIGTPLGKTIHNYKFFNYQTHEALHLSDDERTMILDIFGKIEFELKQPIDKHSKKLIASNIELFLDYCQRFYDRQFITRDVAHKGILEKFEELLNSYFLSENPQTIGLPSVAYCAAELHLSANYFGDLIKKETGQSAKDYILSKTLDMAKSKIFESNKTVNEIAYELGFKYPQHFTRLFKQKVGVSPMEYRGVN; translated from the coding sequence ATGGAAAAGATAGTAAACATAGATAGCATCAGCGGATTCAATGCCGCTAATAACCACAAAACGCTGCACCCCTTGGTAACCGTAATTGATTACTCAAAAGCGAATCCGAGAGAGTGGGGAGATGTGGATTCCATAAAATTTAATTATGGATTGTACAGTATTATTTTGAAAGATGTGGTATGCGGCGATTTGCGGTACGGTCGCCATTACTATGATTATCAGGCAGGTACGTTGGTTTTTTATGCTCCTGGTCAATTTATCAGTATGGAAAATCCAAAGGTAGTTTATCAACCGATGGGTTTTGGATTGCTGTTTCATCCTGATTTTTTGATAGGAACACCTTTGGGGAAAACCATTCACAACTATAAGTTTTTCAACTATCAAACCCATGAAGCCCTACATCTATCTGATGATGAGAGAACAATGATACTTGATATTTTTGGGAAGATAGAATTTGAATTGAAACAGCCTATTGACAAACACAGTAAAAAACTCATAGCCAGCAATATAGAGCTGTTTCTGGATTACTGCCAACGCTTTTATGACCGACAGTTTATCACCAGAGATGTTGCTCACAAGGGTATTTTAGAGAAATTTGAGGAGTTATTGAATAGCTATTTTTTGTCAGAAAATCCTCAAACGATTGGTTTGCCTTCGGTGGCATATTGTGCAGCAGAATTGCATCTTTCTGCCAACTATTTTGGTGATTTAATCAAGAAAGAAACGGGACAATCGGCCAAAGACTACATTCTGAGCAAGACGCTCGACATGGCCAAGAGCAAAATTTTTGAGAGTAATAAAACGGTGAATGAAATCGCTTACGAATTGGGTTTCAAATATCCTCAGCACTTTACCCGTCTGTTTAAGCAGAAAGTAGGCGTGAGTCCGATGGAGTATCGGGGGGTGAATTAA
- a CDS encoding NAD(P)-dependent alcohol dehydrogenase encodes MNTTPIKAFGTYSANEPLQEMTINRREVQAHDVEIELLYCGICHSDLHQIKDDFGGTMFPIVPGHEIVGRVTAVGNHVKNFKVGDLAAVGCIVDSCGHCEYCEEGIEQFCDEGVTYSFNSPDKVSGGHTFGGFSKTYVCNEKYVLQMPAFENLAAAAPLLCAGITVYSPLKHWQAGPGKKVGILGIGGLGHLAIKIAKAMGAEVVVFTTSPAKVADAIRLGADEAVLSTDSEQMAKYSRKLHFIIDTVSAKHDVNTYLNLLRHDGSVVLVGLPPEMLEVHAFNVVMGRRSFSGSNIGGITETQEMLDFCFEHNITAESEIITIQEVNKAFERLEKGDVKYRFVIDLASL; translated from the coding sequence TTATTCAGCGAATGAGCCATTGCAGGAAATGACAATTAATAGGAGAGAAGTACAGGCTCACGATGTAGAAATAGAGCTTTTGTACTGCGGGATTTGCCATTCTGATTTACATCAAATCAAAGATGATTTTGGCGGAACGATGTTTCCTATTGTGCCTGGCCACGAAATTGTGGGCAGAGTTACTGCCGTCGGCAATCATGTGAAAAACTTTAAAGTGGGCGATCTTGCCGCTGTGGGTTGCATTGTGGACAGTTGCGGGCATTGCGAATATTGCGAAGAGGGTATTGAACAGTTCTGTGACGAAGGTGTAACCTACTCATTTAATAGCCCCGACAAGGTTTCGGGAGGTCACACGTTTGGCGGATTTTCCAAAACGTATGTTTGCAATGAGAAATATGTATTGCAAATGCCAGCATTTGAAAACTTAGCTGCGGCGGCACCTTTGCTTTGTGCAGGTATCACGGTTTATTCGCCTTTGAAACACTGGCAAGCAGGCCCTGGAAAGAAAGTTGGAATTTTGGGAATTGGCGGTTTAGGACACTTAGCCATCAAAATTGCCAAAGCGATGGGAGCTGAAGTAGTGGTGTTTACTACCTCTCCTGCGAAAGTGGCAGATGCCATAAGATTAGGAGCGGATGAGGCTGTACTATCAACGGACTCCGAACAAATGGCCAAATACAGCCGAAAATTACATTTTATCATTGATACTGTGTCGGCAAAGCATGATGTAAACACCTATTTGAATTTATTACGCCACGACGGAAGTGTTGTTTTGGTGGGTTTACCACCCGAAATGCTCGAAGTTCATGCCTTCAATGTGGTGATGGGAAGAAGGAGTTTTTCAGGTTCAAATATTGGAGGAATAACTGAAACGCAGGAAATGTTAGATTTCTGTTTCGAACATAATATTACGGCCGAAAGCGAAATTATCACTATTCAAGAAGTAAATAAAGCATTTGAACGTCTGGAAAAAGGAGATGTAAAATATCGCTTCGTAATAGATTTAGCTAGCTTGTAA
- a CDS encoding nuclear transport factor 2 family protein — translation MKIKHIVFCFFFLATNVSFAQSSKEEATVLKLSKDKWQWMADKNVEKLKDLFDAKAKFVHMSGTWKTDEELEIIKTGSIWYKEAKVHDIAIEVSGNTALVWNRITLVAMVRGNEAITEFTVTEVYQKQGESWKMLALTFSSVRDTHQIKK, via the coding sequence ATGAAAATCAAGCACATCGTCTTCTGTTTCTTCTTTTTAGCAACAAATGTTTCCTTCGCTCAATCTTCCAAAGAAGAAGCAACTGTCCTGAAACTATCAAAAGACAAATGGCAATGGATGGCTGATAAAAACGTGGAAAAATTAAAAGACTTATTTGATGCCAAAGCCAAGTTTGTTCACATGAGCGGTACTTGGAAAACCGACGAAGAACTTGAAATCATCAAAACAGGAAGCATCTGGTACAAAGAAGCCAAAGTCCATGACATTGCCATTGAAGTTTCGGGAAATACTGCCCTCGTTTGGAATAGAATTACGCTGGTTGCTATGGTGAGAGGTAATGAGGCTATCACCGAATTTACCGTGACTGAAGTTTATCAAAAACAAGGAGAAAGTTGGAAAATGTTAGCTCTAACCTTCAGCAGCGTGCGCGATACGCACCAGATTAAGAAATGA